Genomic segment of Eleutherodactylus coqui strain aEleCoq1 chromosome 1, aEleCoq1.hap1, whole genome shotgun sequence:
cccttaatcatcaccctatagtgtttttacgtcctgcagctgcaggacgtgtatggaggggggaagcgccgctatctccctccatacagcgcaggcgtcagctgtttattacagctgacaaccgcgggcaatagcctttaaatgccgctgtcaattctgacagcggcatttaaatcccccgaacgctatAGCATTAcgacatactgcaggagcgatcagagcatagcatgttaaagtccccgagggggacttcaaagtaaagtaaaaaaaaagatcaataaagttttttaaattgtaaaaaaaaaagttataaaagtttaaatcaccccccttttgccatatcaattactaaaaaatctaaatcataaaataaaaatatgtatttggtatcgccgcgtccgaaaaagtccaatctatcaaagtagtgcattatttttcctgcacggtgaatgtcgtccgaaaaaaaaaataaagaatgccagaaatacacttttttagttaccctgtcttccagaaaaaatgcaataaaaagcgatcaaaaagttgtatgtattccaaattgatactatcgaaaactacaggaaatcccgcaaaaattgagcccttgcaaaactacgtcgacagaaaaattaaaaagttattgcgcgcacaatatgaccgcagaaaataattgaaaaaaattaaatatcttaaaaaaaaaatacatcaggttgtttttgttgcagtttgtgcgccgtagaaacaggacgcaccgaaagatggtggaatgtcgtttttttttccatttctctccgctaagaatttttaaaaagtttttcagtacattatatggtacaataaatagtgccattgaaaaatacaactcgtcccgcaaaaaacaagcccacatacagcgacgtcgatggataaataaaggagctacgattttttaaaagggactaggaaaaaacaaaaatggaaaaaagcaaaaaagcccgttcactaaggggttaactcgggcgaagtcgggtatatcagctggtatataataaaaatatcccAAATGTCATTTTGTGCTTGAAATAATTtttctctcccgtgtgaattctctgatgtgaaacaagagttgatttttctgtaaaacacttcccacaatctgaacgTGACTaatgcttctctcctgtgtggattttcttttttttcaatttcaatatttttattaattgaaTTTCCTTCACCTGAAGACGTTTTaacaaacaatacaaaaacacTCAACCAAACATCCCCCATAGGTCTCTCTTGTACTGCGTAAATAAGTTCTCCGTGACCTTTTTCAGTTCTTTCGTCAGGTGTGGATTCTTCATagaatgttttttgttgtatcttGCAATCCAGAGATTGACACAGTGCAATCCCTCTCTTCTCCTTTCCCTCTCCACTACTCACCCCTCCACCAAAAATATAGCAACTTCAGAGAATTTATAATATTATCTCCTGAGCAAATCTGTACTTAGAAGACCGAAGGCACGCAGCCCTTTGAGCCATAtgttgtaatatttctgtaaaGTTGTTCTCTTACAATAaacccatttctgccacattaaAATTTAAGTGGCTTTGTTTTTGAGTTTGCCCAAATTGGGAGGGACTTCATCTGGCCAATGTTGCGCTACCAGTTTTCTGGCTAAATACAATAGTCTTGCTACAGCTAATTTCTCATTGTCATCTAAGGGTAAATAATTTACATATCCCAAAGGGCATACCAATGGGGTAAACTCTAAAGTGATCCCATACACATCATGGATCAGACTGCACACCTCGGTCCAATATCTTTTTAGCTTTGGGCAGCGCCCCTTCATATGTATAAGATCTGCTGTGTGGGTCTTACATTTAATACATAGAGGGGTGTCCCTCAggcctatctatatatataaagctgaaagccctcactgactcactcactcactgactgactgactcaccaaaagttctccaacttcccaatgtcgtagaaacatgaaatttggcgcaagcatacattatctccaaaataggaaaagtaattgggtcccaactcgattattcaattctagcgcaaaagaattggcgtcaaaattttacgtacataatctaaatctctcacttcccaatgtcatagaaacgtgaaatttggcaggagcactgattatgtcataaaaaggaaaagctaatgggtcccaactccattattcaattctagcgcaaaagaattggcgtcgaaattttacgtgcggaatgtaatttcttcactttccagtgtcatagaaacaggaaatgtggcacaagcattgattgtgtcataaaatatgaaaagttaataggtcccaactcgattattcaaatctaagcgcaaaagaattagtgtccaagttttatgtacgtaatctaattctctcacttcctgatgtcattttatatgaaggaaacgtcgcatggttacctccatgtggtatttcctgggtaacgcagagaactatgcaaaatggtgaacatatgtttttcctcagtatctcttaagtaaccacgacttcataagattttccgtgtgaacaccagataaacaccactaccaaattaactcgggcgaagccgggtatatcagctagtattatataaAAACGCTGGAGTACGATACACTCTATGCAGTAGATCCATTTGTGTTAATCTGTGGGATTCACTCAGGGATAGTTTGGGAGTCATCTGTAAAATCTCCCACAGTgatttctcaatggggccgataTCCTTGTTGCAAGAGGATAGCACAGGTTTATCGGACCTCCTACCCCGTATGTTCCAAGATATGGCTGATAGGTTTATGATTATATCTCATTAGCTGAGTATGGACAGTAGGAGTCTCATAGATTAAGAGCCCAGCGGTACCCCAGAATTCTATAATTTTCCCAAAATAGGATGACTTAAGCATATCACGCCCTTTACCAGCACAAGAGAGATAACAAACAAACCAATCAAACATTTCCCACATAAATCTTACTGATCCGTCAAGACCCGCCCAGATCAGGATATAAGTCCACCAAGCCACAAAAAATGGTAGTTTGTCCATAACTGTAAAGACAGAAAAGTTTAACCTcggaaaaatgctaaaaaaataaataatttggtTGAAGAAACTAAACAAGTTAACTTCCCCAAATGGCCATTTTCTCATTCGTTAGACTTAACACTTTTGGCGTTTCACTCCGTCAATTTTTCCAGGGAAGTAGATGTAAGTTGTTAGGAgactcctcccctgtcagtcACCACTGTTAGGTTCCTCCCAACGGCATGGTGAGTACGCCGCAGCATGTATTGCAGATTCATGTTTCTCTAAAGCAGTTTTAGGATTATCAAATAACTGCGTTTCTCCCAGTGCTACTACCCTCAATCTGGCCGTGTACAGCATAGCGTAAGGTGTACACAGATCCCACAGTCACTTCTTAGTATCTAGCAAAGTCCCTCTTTTCTTCTATACTTCCGCAGAGAAGTCATGGAAAAAGGAAACTCTAGCACCATTAACTTTAATATCTTCTTTCTGTCTGGCCTCTCGCAATATTGCGTCTTGGTCCTTGTAGTGTAGGAGCTACATAAGAACTGGTCATGGAGGGGTCCCTGGGGAAGGGGACCTCGTGTGGACACGGTGGGCTCTTTCTATCGCAAACATTGGTGAAAAGACCTTTCTTCCAAACAAATCAAGGAGCAAGCTTTCAAAATATTCGGATGGGTTATTGCCTTCCATTTTCTCGGGCAGTCCCACTATACGCACATTATTTCGACGAAAGTGGTTCTCCAAGTCGTCTATTTTGGCAAAAAGAGACGCTACCTTTTGTAAAGCATTACCCATTTCACATTGCATAAGCATCATTTGGTCTTCTATTTCACTGATCCTTCCTTCTGCTGCAGTCAGCTTTTCTGATATTTTCTGCACATCTTGACTAAGTAAGCCCATGTGCTCCTGTAAAGTGCCGCATTGCTGGTATAATGTCTGGACAGTGTTAATGCACTTGGTCACAGCTCCTAAGATATCTTGcagcatggctctgctacattagAACTTGCATTGTGGACTGTCCCTATATTTGCCAGGTTTCTCTCCACACTGTGTGCTTggcctgcctccccctctctctccatctccTGCAGTGTGTTGTGTGCAGGGGGTCTTACCGGTGTCACAGGGTTTTTTCCTGCCTCCCAGTGGTTTCTTGTCCCTGTAGCAGGTGTCAGGTCCTCTCTGGCATAGAGAGTCAGTTTAGTAGCGGTGTCTCTGCTCCATTCAAAGCGGGGCGTCCGGTCACCTCCCAGCATCTGCTCCTGTCTGCGCAGGGATGCTTGCCTCTTTTCTGTGGGTCATGCTGTGCAGCGACCTTCTCTGACTCCTAGTGGCAAGAGTAGCACCTGCTGCGGTAATGAGCTCGGGTAATCCCGGTTACAGGGTGGTTTGCAGGATGGTAATAGCGGAGCTCTGGCCACTTGCTGCAGTTCACATCCCCGGCTGGGCTCCGTCCCGTTTAATTTATCCTGTGTGAATTTTCGGATTGAAACAAAATTTGATttctttgtaaaacatttcctgcATCCGGAACATTGAAATcatttttctcctgtgtgaattctctgatgtttaccaAGGCTTGATTTATcaataaagcatttcccacatctTAAACATGAATAATGCTTTTctactgtgtgaattttctgatgtgaaacaagactTGCCTTTACTGTTAAGCACTTCCCAccttctgaacatgaaaatcgcttctctcctgtgtgcatTCTCTGATGtgtgtgggagagtcagctcaggtagagcgcggGGTTGCAGTGTAAACGTCAATCAGAGACCTAGACAGACAGTTATAGcccatacaggcttggcctgtgtttattaaaaagcataaaacaaacaaaatacagccttagcttcaggcataaacaaaatcctgcttctccagCACTAACTAAACAGAGTTGTTTCCTAACTATACGTCAAAGCTAGCTGAAGCCACATGAACATAAAGCATGGCACAAAAGTCCAGTTTGTCCCTTGGTCAGGGATAAGGCGTCCCTTGAGACAAGCAGCTTCCAGCGTATTTAGCTGCACCTGGCCTCAACTCTGTCTGCAGCCTTGCAGACTTTATGTCCTAGGTAATTACCCAGCATCTGTATCTGAGGAGCTTGCCTCCccataataagacctggagtggagggagtggaatggacagcctcactactgccatccattccaaaaaaaaacaggcccaaacaaGTATTACAAAAACATCTCCAGCGACTATCTTTGCAGGAGATCACATCACACCCTGGTTTTCCCAGTGTCTCACAAAGTGAGACCCGAACTCCCTTCACCTAATGGGCGTAATACCTGAACCTTCGCGAAATATAATGACCTTcaaggattaaccccttcagtgtctcacatgTGAAACAAGAGTTGATTTCAGGAGAAAACATTACCCACATTATGAATATTGCTTCTCTCtcatgtgaattctctgatgtctaacaagctctgattttattctaaaacatttcccacattctaaacaaggaaacggcttctctccggtgtgatttctctgatgctTAAGGAGGCTTGATTTATCAATAAAACATTTTCCGCATCCCGAACAGgaataaggcttctctcctgtgtgcattctctgatgtctaacaagatctgatttttttgtaaaacatttcccacattctgaacatgaaaatggcttctctcctgtgtgaattctttgatgtctaacaagatctgattttattctaaaacatttcccacattctaaacaagaaAATCGCTTATcttctgtgtgatttctctgatgtttaaGGAGACTTGATTTAtcaataaaacattttccacattccgaACAAgaataaggcttctctcctgtatgatttctcagatgtgtaacaagatgtgatttatttgtaaaacatttcccacattctgaacatgaaaatggcttctctcctgtgtgaattctttgatgtctaacaagatctgattttattctaaaacatttcccacattctaaacaagaaaatggcttatcttctgtgtgaattctctgatgtttaaggaGCCTTGTTTTAtcaataaaacattttccacattccgaACAAgaataaggcttctctcctgtatgatttctctgatgtgtaacaagttctgattttattctaaaacatttcccacattctaaacaaggaaacggcttctctcctgtgtgatttctctgatgtttaaGGAGGCTTGATTGATcaataaaacacttcccacattctgaacatgaataaggcttctctcctgtatgaattctctgatgtgaaacaacaGATGATTtacttgtaaaacatttcccacattctgaacatggaaatggcttctctcctgtgtgaattttctgatgtgaaACAACAGATGATTtacttgtaaaacatttcccacattctgaacatgaaaacggcttctctcctgtgtgatttctctgatgtttaaGTAGGCTTGATTGATcaataaaacacttcccacattctgaacatgaataaggcttctctcctgtatgaattctctgatgtttaaggaGGCTTGATTGTTcaataaaacacttcccacattctgaacatgaataaggcttctctcctgtatgaattctctgatgtaaaacaACAGATGATTtacttgtaaaacatttcccacattctgaacatggaaatggcttctctcctgtgtgagttctctgatgtgaaacaacaGATGATTtacttgtaaaacatttcccacattctaaacaaggaaaccgcttctctcctgtatgaattctctgatgtgaaacaacaGATGATTtacttgtaaaacatttcccacattctgaacatgaaaatggcttctctcccgtgtgagttctctgatgtctaacaagctcTAATTTTCttataaaacacttcccacattctaaacaaggAAACCACTTCTCTCCTGTATTATTTTTCTGATGTCCAACAAGGCTTGGATTATCAAGAAtacatttcccacattttgaacaCGAAAATGGACGCACTCCTACGTGAATTTCGTCATGTCTTACAAGATATGATTCTctcataaaacatttcccacatcttGAACATGAATATGACGTTCctgctgtgtgaattctctgatgtttaacaggCGCTGATTTTAacataaaatatttcccacaatctgaactgGAAAAAGTTTTTTGCTCAGAATGAATTAACGAATGATCTTTGGCTTTAGTTATGAAGGAATTTTCACATTCTGAGCATGGAAACTGCTTCTGCCCTGGGTGACTTCTTTCATGTAGAATACAATTAAATTGATCTGTAAGATATATCCCACTTTCTGAACAGGAGTATGGCTTCTCATCTGTACTGTGATGTCCTGGCTGTAAGTGAAGGGTAAGGAGGTTTTCTCTTGTAGAGTGCTGCAcaatatcttcatcttctactttataatTGGGTGATGACATGAGGTTTTCCACAGAGTTCTGACTAGGATTATCTGTTAAGATAAAAAAATCTGTTTTgtgattttaaaataaaaataaattattaaagTAGACAAACTTATAATATTCCTGATAGGCTGGAAACACACTATTAGTTTTTGATGCAAGTTGAGTTGCGGTTATTTTTTGGATTCAAAGCCAGAAGTAGTTCCAGCAGGAagtaatataagccctttccttatTTTTCCCATTTATTTTTAAATATGGTCCTGGTGTTTggtcaaaatataaatatataatccatcccctagaaggagttgtcagaattgaatgaaactttatatgtgtaatTATAATGTTGATAtattagtgattacaatatcagagcagagggataatttactgcagaaaactgaacacctgaagggaggctctagtgccctgttgtaccgtttCTAGCtttaatgcaagatgtgatacagtcggggcatggaggtatataggttccatatggtatcctgtggcatatcgctccatATTTTCTGTAATTAAGTCTCTAGATTGTACAAAGTCATAGGCTctggaagttggtgtcccagatagtCCCATGCATGTTTTATTGGCAATAAACATGGCGACCGGTCAGGCCTGCATTAGTGTCAATGTCATGGAgatattcctgtgacccccttgtgtgtgcggccgagcattatcctgcaggaaaatgcctcttgaaagccaTCATGAGAGTAACacatcctgaacatattgctgagctgtcattgtccctcgtaccactactaggagtgactgactgtcatatgtgaaggccctcagaccatcacaccaacaatgagggcagtgtgcctctccacagcaaaggcaggattgaggcacttacTCACCCCGAGGTATCCAGACATGAAGACAGCTGTCGTGAGTGCCTAAACTAGACCTggcttcattgctgaagacaacctggttccactctgtaacagtccagtttcattgttcatggcACCATTTAAAGGGAAGCAATGGTGGGTGGGTATAAAAGGCAGTGTACATAATGTCCTTCAGCCGagctcctggaaatggttcagaccgacacaggggcctgtaacgatcgCAGCACCGGACTCTGGCTAGTGGACAACGAAACAATTGGAGAGGCTTGTGCTTGTTGAATGATCAGACGATTCTctcaactggtggtctgttgatggCCTCATGTTTCTACTGACCCACCACCCtataacagtctggacagaacagcCCAGTTGGTGGGCAAATCCATGATACAGCCAGACAGtttttcacattccaataatgcgcccctctccaACACTGTTAATTGggaaaaatctctttgattgcatcataaatGTATGTCTAGTATAATAGAGCTTTTGCACAAGGTATTCCTGCCAATAGGGATTAATCCCCTTTATCCTCATTCCTGCACTTCACTAATacaaagaccgttcatctaatcatgccacaactctaactcatgtaactgcatgcctagttctgccttgatttttttttttatagacacAAACATGATTCCAGCTTTCTAAGGCCTTGTATGAGGGTTATTTCAGACATCCTTTAGGTGCAGTTTTTCATCTTGCCTTAAAGTGGACCTACTATACaatgtttttcaattttattttaaaaatcaatACCCCGGCTGTGGCGTAGCAGGGGTGCTCAGCCAAGAAAGAAAAGCAGCTGTTTTTGGCACACTCAGACCCTCAGATGTACCGCTCATTGCCCGACTCACCTTCCCTGCACGACGAGGAACAAAAGGGGAGGCTCGACGACCTGTTTGGCCACACTTTAAAATTGAGACCTAGCACCACAAACAAAGCTGCGGATTAAATTTCTGGGCGAGCCGGAAGATTGCCGTGCAGCAGTGCTCCAAAAGCCACTAAACACACAGCAAACAACCCACAGAGCCAGCGGAGCCAGTATGAGCCTCCataccatgccccccccccccccccccccattacctcACTTCCCTCCATTCTCCCTATAGGAATTACTATAAATTAGAATGTTGTGAAATCTGTCAAGttgatgttgttttttttagtgtTACTTTAACTGAAAACGCAAGATTTCGTATATGTTGTTATATAAATACAATAATGCAAGACTATGTATTTTGCCACCGTGTTAAATCAAAGTCtttgaataaaaaagttattgaataaaaaaaaatcaatactcctcCCCAAAAAAGTATTCTAAATGATGGATCAGTTTCTATCAGCTCTTCTACATTACCACCACTATCTCTGCTGTAATTagtccaataggtgacactgttCAACTGAAGAGCCAACATCCACAAACAGAGCCATACAGTGAAAATACTCCCCGTCTCCTGACCATTACCCAAGTCGTCCTGCTAGAGTGTAAAAGAGCCGTCCATTTGTGACTTAAACTAATAAGGGTCCGTTTCATAATTAAGCAGCTTTTCACATCACGTTTTTaatctattatttatttattatgtctCCTCTTACCCTGTGATATAGGAGGCTGGTGGTTCTCTATcttgacgtccttgtacagatccttgtgtgcttctaaatactcccactcctccatggagaaatagacagcgacatcctgacaccttataggaacctgacaacacaatgataccgtcattacccagactcctctagtgctgttactgtataattacccagcattcccagcagtgtcacctctccagtcagcagctcactGATCTTGTTggtaagttctaggatcttctgctcatgtatcggtaagtgaggaggagcctctgtgatggggctctggctcttgctccatcctcctgactcatggagatggctgttgggagtcgCACCGTCACCtgatgtcttcttcactattgtgtaatcctgtgAAAAGAGAGAGACATGTAGAGAACTGAATATAATCAATGGAGAGGAAGGGCGGCACATGGGAATAAATCTTGTAATCGGATGTTAATCATATaacgtctttaaccctttccaatccactgtctgacgtctaaagacattatgatgtgaggctgtacagctccgaggtTGGAacatgtccatcggggttctcttactgtatattgccagcctctctgctgtcggagcctattcaacgtgtcacctcatgcagtactggctttagccagcagatagcgccgttgtataacgacagaaaaaaagcaagccctctaAGAAaaataggatacaaattggattggaaagggttaatcgtaGTCCACAATAGAAAaaatgcgacgtttcgaccaatgttgctatggtctttgtcaagcatataccAAAGGCATCCATGATCAGGTTAAATAGTGACAATGCCCAATCACTGTTTAAGTGTCCACCCACAAATAATTGAAAGGAAAAACTTACAGTTGTTTCACTGGTGTCTGCCGTGTGTTCCTCTCTTCCGCACCATGTCGTAAACATCATATTCCAGAGCCACCATGACAGCCATACAGCCTGCATCATGTCGCGCGAAAATACAGCATCATCACGCTGTACGTCATCCCGTACGCTCTCATGTGACCTCGGGATTCAAGTCAGCTGACCCGCAACATCTGACGCGCAGTGTCCCCTGCGTCATCGCGTTCACCAATGCACATGTGCAAAAGGTTTCTCTAGCGAGCCGTGCATCACTATACGGGATACACCGCAGGCCACTCTGCCGATGTATTGCAGTGATTGGGCATTGTCACTATTTAACTTGATCATGGATGCCTTTc
This window contains:
- the LOC136607726 gene encoding zinc finger protein 420-like codes for the protein MQKTSNEITKRILNFTLEIIYLLTGEDYTIVKKTSGDGATPNSHLHESGGWSKSQSPITEAPPHLPIHEQKILELTNKISELLTGEVPIRCQDVAVYFSMEEWEYLEAHKDLYKDVKIENHQPPISQDNPSQNSVENLMSSPNYKVEDEDIVQHSTRENLLTLHLQPGHHSTDEKPYSCSESGIYLTDQFNCILHERSHPGQKQFPCSECENSFITKAKDHSLIHSEQKTFSSSDCGKYFMLKSAPVKHQRIHTAGTSYSCSRCGKCFMRESYLVRHDEIHVGVRPFSCSKCGKCILDNPSLVGHQKNNTGEKWFPCLECGKCFIRKLELVRHQRTHTGEKPFSCSECGKCFTSKSSVVSHQRIHTGEKRFPCLECGKCFTSKSSVVSHQRTHTGEKPFPCSECGKCFTSKSSVVLHQRIHTGEKPYSCSECGKCFIEQSSLLKHQRIHTGEKPYSCSECGKCFIDQSSLLKHQRNHTGEKPFSCSECGKCFTSKSSVVSHQKIHTGEKPFPCSECGKCFTSKSSVVSHQRIHTGEKPYSCSECGKCFIDQSSLLKHQRNHTGEKPFPCLECGKCFRIKSELVTHQRNHTGEKPYSCSECGKCFIDKTRLLKHQRIHTEDKPFSCLECGKCFRIKSDLVRHQRIHTGEKPFSCSECGKCFTNKSHLVTHLRNHTGEKPYSCSECGKCFIDKSSLLKHQRNHTEDKRFSCLECGKCFRIKSDLVRHQRIHTGEKPFSCSECGKCFTKKSDLVRHQRMHTGEKPYSCSGCGKCFIDKSSLLKHQRNHTGEKPFPCLECGKCFRIKSELVRHQRIHMREKQYS